Proteins encoded by one window of Synechococcus sp. MVIR-18-1:
- the aroA gene encoding 3-phosphoshikimate 1-carboxyvinyltransferase: protein MSGSNGSPRDLKAGGSLHGRVRVPGDKSISHRALLFGAIAEGTTTIEGLLPAEDPISTAACLRSMGTMISPIQSGEMVTIEGVGLDGLQEPSEILDCGNSGTTMRLMLGLLAGREGRHFVLTGDASLCRRPMNRVGQPLSLLGADVRGRDRGNLAPLAVQGQRLRGAVVGTPVASAQVKSAILLAALTADGATSVIEPAHSRDHSERMLRAFGADLEVGGEMGRHILVRPGATLKGQHVVVPGDISSAAFWLVAGALVPGDQITVENVGLNPTRTGILDVLEMMGASINVLNRRDVAGEPVGDLQVSHGPLKAFQFGEEIMPRLVDEVPILSVAACFCDGESRIRGAAELRVKETDRLAVMARQLKAMGADIDEHPDGLTIRGGRSLKGAELDSETDHRVAMSLAVAGLMAEGDSRITRSEAAAVSYPTFWDDLERLRR from the coding sequence GTGTCGGGATCAAATGGCTCCCCTAGGGATCTGAAGGCAGGTGGCAGCCTCCATGGCCGGGTCCGTGTTCCAGGCGATAAATCTATTTCTCATCGGGCACTGCTCTTTGGTGCCATCGCTGAGGGCACAACCACAATCGAAGGTCTTTTACCAGCAGAGGATCCGATTAGTACAGCTGCTTGCCTGCGCTCGATGGGGACAATGATTTCGCCGATTCAGAGCGGTGAAATGGTGACCATTGAGGGCGTTGGTCTTGATGGTTTGCAAGAGCCTTCGGAGATTCTCGATTGCGGTAATTCGGGCACAACCATGCGGTTGATGCTTGGTCTTCTTGCTGGACGCGAGGGGCGCCATTTTGTTTTGACCGGTGATGCTTCTCTTTGTCGCCGGCCGATGAACAGGGTTGGTCAACCCCTCTCCCTCTTAGGGGCAGATGTGCGTGGTCGCGATCGAGGAAATTTGGCTCCGCTGGCTGTCCAGGGTCAAAGGTTGAGGGGTGCTGTTGTGGGGACCCCTGTTGCCAGTGCTCAAGTGAAATCCGCCATTCTCTTGGCTGCTCTCACGGCGGATGGGGCAACGAGTGTGATCGAACCTGCCCATTCTCGTGATCACAGCGAGCGCATGCTCAGAGCCTTTGGTGCTGACCTTGAAGTTGGTGGTGAGATGGGACGACATATTTTGGTTCGTCCTGGTGCCACATTGAAAGGTCAGCATGTTGTGGTGCCGGGAGATATCAGTTCAGCGGCTTTCTGGCTTGTGGCAGGTGCCCTCGTTCCTGGCGATCAGATTACGGTGGAAAATGTGGGTTTAAATCCCACGCGTACTGGGATTCTGGACGTGTTGGAGATGATGGGCGCTTCGATCAACGTGTTGAATCGCCGCGATGTTGCGGGTGAACCTGTTGGCGATCTGCAGGTGAGTCATGGTCCTCTCAAGGCCTTTCAGTTTGGAGAGGAGATCATGCCGCGTTTGGTGGATGAAGTTCCAATCCTGAGTGTCGCGGCCTGTTTTTGTGATGGAGAAAGTCGTATTCGTGGTGCAGCTGAGTTGCGTGTGAAAGAAACGGATCGACTTGCTGTAATGGCGCGGCAACTTAAAGCCATGGGTGCCGACATTGATGAACATCCTGATGGTCTCACCATTCGTGGTGGCCGCTCTCTGAAAGGTGCTGAATTGGATAGTGAGACAGACCACCGTGTGGCGATGAGTCTTGCTGTTGCTGGCTTAATGGCCGAGGGTGATTCAAGAATTACCCGCAGCGAAGCAGCGGCTGTGAGTTACCCCACCTTCTGGGACGATCTTGAGAGATTGCGTCGCTGA
- a CDS encoding helix-turn-helix domain-containing protein, with product MDLDEAKTCKFLGIEEGVLRVCLVSTINSELFPIGFFGSEWLRLEKNRLRNFDLRLEALNEVKFKITSTHDCANEVDSIFHNHWLLILCMIKSSTQVEIRICRLIAILVFSFGRRNKESYTLPFELSHSQIALLVGCTRSTVTRQIGFMKEKGLICSEKYQFGILVSEKLIAQESTFVEYLQFT from the coding sequence TTGGATCTTGATGAAGCCAAAACTTGCAAATTTTTAGGCATAGAAGAAGGAGTCTTACGCGTCTGCCTCGTCTCAACAATCAATTCCGAACTATTTCCAATTGGTTTTTTTGGTTCAGAGTGGTTGAGGCTTGAGAAAAACAGACTTAGAAATTTTGATCTGCGCCTAGAAGCACTAAATGAAGTAAAATTTAAAATAACATCCACCCATGATTGTGCAAACGAAGTGGATTCCATCTTTCACAATCACTGGCTACTAATATTGTGCATGATAAAATCATCCACTCAAGTTGAGATCAGAATCTGTCGTTTAATCGCGATTCTAGTATTTTCGTTTGGAAGAAGGAATAAAGAGAGTTATACACTGCCATTCGAATTAAGCCATTCACAAATCGCCCTCTTAGTTGGCTGCACCCGATCAACTGTAACGCGTCAAATTGGCTTCATGAAAGAGAAGGGATTAATCTGCTCAGAAAAATACCAGTTTGGAATCTTAGTTAGCGAGAAACTAATCGCACAGGAATCAACATTTGTAGAGTATTTGCAATTCACTTGA
- a CDS encoding ferritin encodes MATNVAQGPNGRALAESMNPDLLSAIQQHISIERHASITYLAMSIWCAERELAGFYQFFDGEAKSEQSHAVHFTQYLIARSQSNDLQLLAAPRQSWDNLAALMATAFQMEADTTSSIQSVYAMAERNSDTRTSVFLDPLIEAQIQSEDQFAYLLGRVKFANGDPTALLVIDNELRAGQTQRG; translated from the coding sequence ATGGCAACGAACGTTGCACAGGGACCTAACGGAAGGGCACTGGCTGAATCCATGAATCCAGATTTGCTCAGTGCAATCCAGCAACACATTTCAATCGAAAGGCATGCCTCAATCACTTATTTGGCAATGTCCATCTGGTGTGCTGAACGTGAACTTGCTGGTTTCTATCAATTCTTCGATGGTGAAGCGAAGAGCGAGCAGTCCCATGCCGTGCACTTCACCCAGTATTTGATAGCACGCAGTCAATCCAACGACCTGCAACTATTAGCTGCTCCAAGGCAAAGCTGGGACAATTTGGCTGCATTAATGGCAACAGCCTTTCAGATGGAAGCTGATACAACGTCTTCGATCCAAAGCGTGTATGCCATGGCTGAAAGAAACAGCGATACCAGAACTAGCGTATTCCTAGATCCACTCATTGAAGCCCAAATTCAATCCGAAGATCAATTCGCTTACTTGCTCGGGCGGGTGAAGTTCGCGAATGGTGACCCCACAGCGTTGCTTGTCATCGATAACGAATTAAGAGCAGGTCAAACGCAGCGAGGTTGA
- a CDS encoding Crp/Fnr family transcriptional regulator — MSFRFLPDDPTSSIQIPTGQTVLVDTHGRSDCMKLNVLEGIARVYCPCEETEGMTLAFLQTGDQLRTDCLCSDGICVEAMTPLRIETKSMEPSPNGYDSVNEWTLQLLRIRHLGQAEQRLHALLSLLVNRLGKRYGEWCNLPFRLTHDRIGELIGSTRVTSTRLISKLRNGEMLVTNSGEASMKLSPRLIESSPLGF, encoded by the coding sequence GTGAGCTTCCGCTTCCTGCCTGACGACCCCACGTCGTCGATCCAAATCCCGACGGGGCAAACCGTGCTTGTCGACACCCACGGGCGCAGTGATTGCATGAAATTAAATGTGCTCGAAGGGATTGCCAGGGTGTATTGCCCTTGCGAAGAAACAGAAGGGATGACGCTTGCCTTCCTACAGACAGGTGATCAGCTCAGGACTGATTGTTTGTGCAGTGATGGTATTTGCGTTGAAGCGATGACTCCACTGAGAATCGAAACGAAATCGATGGAGCCATCCCCAAATGGGTATGACTCAGTGAATGAGTGGACGCTGCAACTTCTGAGAATTCGTCACTTAGGACAAGCAGAACAGAGACTTCACGCCTTGCTGAGTCTGTTAGTGAATCGCTTGGGTAAGCGCTATGGAGAGTGGTGCAATCTTCCCTTTCGACTTACACACGACCGAATTGGTGAATTGATTGGCTCCACCAGAGTGACGTCTACGCGCTTGATCTCCAAACTTCGCAATGGTGAAATGTTGGTGACCAACTCTGGTGAAGCTTCTATGAAACTCTCTCCCAGATTGATTGAATCAAGTCCGCTCGGATTTTAG
- a CDS encoding iron uptake porin, giving the protein MKLFHQLLVAPAALGLLAPVAANATELNINGVSDYAATGEQVTSITQFSDVYPTDWAYQALSNLIERYGCVAGYPNGTYRGNRAMTRFEAAALLNACLDRVTEVTDELKRLMKEFEKELAILKGRVDGLEARVGELEATQFSTTTKLSGKAEMTIGATSYGGDETDELYDEDGNYLGDTATTFSYRTTLNLNTSFTGKDLLYTRLRTGNFNENAFSGNGYTGKQTQIEASKSSANSLKVDKLWYQFPLGNDFQVFGGPLIENYYMLAATPGVYKHVLKQFKLGGYYGAYGASTSPGFGINWISNRNADYSDPKLKLSANYVSKNGMVSQTRDQFDSDGEKISSGGGFGTENGKGKFLSQIAYGTPSWQVSAAYAYSQKGMTVGGAGTPLGASTKGYSDANQFNLNAYYQPLDSGWIPSISVGWSLSSYNLPDGTADGTRSQTQGWLVGLNWQDAFMRGNRLGFAVGQPQFVTAIKGQGKNDTGYADDGNYAFELYYDFQVTDNITVTPALFYLSRPFGQRTGESGEYGGTGADTFSTLGGLVLTTFKF; this is encoded by the coding sequence TTGAAACTTTTCCATCAACTGCTGGTGGCCCCAGCTGCCCTGGGCCTTTTGGCACCTGTGGCTGCTAACGCCACTGAGCTGAACATCAACGGTGTTTCTGACTACGCCGCTACAGGCGAGCAAGTCACCAGCATCACTCAGTTTTCAGACGTCTACCCAACCGACTGGGCTTATCAGGCACTTAGCAACCTGATCGAGCGCTACGGCTGTGTTGCCGGTTACCCCAACGGCACCTACCGCGGTAACAGGGCCATGACCCGCTTTGAAGCGGCTGCTCTGCTTAACGCCTGCCTCGACCGCGTCACTGAAGTGACCGACGAGCTCAAGCGCCTGATGAAAGAGTTCGAAAAGGAACTCGCCATCCTCAAGGGCCGTGTTGACGGACTTGAAGCCCGCGTTGGCGAACTGGAAGCCACTCAGTTCTCCACCACCACCAAGCTCAGCGGCAAGGCCGAAATGACCATCGGTGCCACCTCATACGGAGGGGACGAAACCGATGAGCTTTACGACGAAGACGGCAATTATTTAGGAGACACGGCTACAACTTTCTCGTATCGCACCACTCTGAATCTTAATACAAGCTTCACCGGGAAGGATCTGCTCTACACACGCTTGAGAACAGGTAACTTCAACGAGAACGCTTTCTCAGGAAATGGCTACACCGGTAAGCAAACGCAAATCGAAGCTTCCAAAAGCAGCGCTAACAGCCTGAAAGTTGACAAGCTTTGGTATCAGTTCCCACTTGGTAATGATTTCCAAGTGTTTGGTGGTCCTCTAATCGAAAACTACTACATGCTTGCCGCCACACCTGGCGTCTACAAGCATGTACTTAAACAGTTCAAGCTCGGTGGTTACTACGGTGCCTATGGCGCAAGTACCTCACCAGGTTTTGGTATCAACTGGATCAGCAACAGAAATGCTGATTACAGCGATCCAAAGCTTAAATTAAGCGCTAACTATGTATCCAAAAATGGAATGGTTAGCCAGACCAGAGATCAATTCGATTCTGATGGTGAGAAAATTTCCAGCGGCGGCGGCTTTGGAACAGAAAATGGTAAGGGCAAATTCCTGAGCCAAATTGCTTATGGAACACCTTCATGGCAAGTTTCTGCAGCATATGCTTATTCACAAAAAGGTATGACTGTTGGCGGTGCTGGAACACCTCTTGGTGCGTCAACTAAGGGGTACTCTGATGCTAATCAGTTCAACCTGAATGCTTATTATCAGCCTCTCGATAGTGGCTGGATCCCAAGCATCAGTGTTGGTTGGAGTCTCTCAAGTTATAACCTTCCCGATGGGACTGCTGATGGAACACGTAGCCAAACACAAGGTTGGCTTGTTGGTTTGAACTGGCAGGATGCATTCATGCGCGGTAACCGCTTAGGTTTTGCTGTTGGTCAACCTCAGTTTGTAACTGCAATCAAGGGACAAGGTAAGAACGACACCGGGTATGCAGACGATGGCAACTATGCCTTCGAATTGTATTATGACTTCCAGGTCACCGATAACATCACCGTGACTCCTGCATTGTTCTATCTGAGCCGTCCTTTTGGACAAAGGACTGGTGAAAGTGGAGAGTACGGCGGCACTGGTGCTGACACCTTCAGCACTCTTGGTGGTCTTGTCCTGACTACATTTAAGTTCTAA
- a CDS encoding Fe2+-dependent dioxygenase produces the protein MNHLQLQILDSITCERLLERLAHEAEWQDGSLTAGAHAKGGKRNSQLNDESPLREEIHELVERAMWNHPVVKGFCLPRKLHRFLISKTEKDGGYETHVDNAYMSSGRSDLSFTLSLTDETRYEGGELEIDSISESFPIKLKQGEIVIYPSTSLHRVCTVMSGVRTVCVGWIESYVKGENDRLCLFQLESGARAILAKHGRSDELDLIFLAYTNLLRRLGH, from the coding sequence ATGAATCACTTGCAATTGCAAATACTGGACTCAATAACCTGCGAACGCTTGCTTGAGAGACTTGCTCATGAAGCGGAATGGCAGGATGGTTCGCTGACCGCTGGTGCTCACGCTAAGGGGGGGAAACGAAATTCACAACTTAACGATGAGTCTCCATTGCGAGAAGAGATTCATGAGCTCGTAGAACGTGCCATGTGGAATCATCCCGTCGTGAAGGGATTTTGCCTTCCGCGCAAGCTCCACCGATTCTTAATTTCTAAAACAGAAAAGGATGGTGGGTATGAAACGCATGTTGACAATGCCTATATGAGCAGTGGAAGAAGTGATTTGTCTTTTACTCTATCTTTAACTGATGAGACAAGATATGAGGGTGGTGAATTGGAAATCGATAGTATTTCTGAGTCTTTTCCTATCAAGCTGAAGCAGGGAGAAATTGTGATCTATCCCAGCACATCGTTGCATCGCGTTTGTACTGTAATGAGTGGTGTTCGTACTGTTTGTGTGGGTTGGATTGAGAGCTATGTTAAAGGTGAAAATGATCGTCTTTGTTTGTTTCAACTAGAAAGTGGTGCGCGAGCAATTTTGGCAAAGCACGGTCGTAGTGATGAACTTGATTTGATCTTTTTGGCTTATACAAATCTGTTGCGCCGTTTAGGTCATTAG
- a CDS encoding extracellular solute-binding protein — protein MKPFLFLTSLLPLALFAPAFAAEEVRVYSGRHYNTDRQVYKKFSDQTGIKVRLVEASGISLVQRLKSEGKNTKADVIILVDAARINNAANAGLFGNIQSSSLDQSVPSRYRDPKKRWFGLTRRVRAIIVNPALVSPSSVTSYSQLASPALKGKVCLRKRKNVYNQSLVADQLALKGTAKVKTWLKGLTNNVRQPYFGGDIGLIRAVAQGQCGVGVVNHYYLARMRAGVNGKKDQQFANKVKIVMPKPAHVNISAAAVSRYSKNKKNAVKLIEYLSSPQGSAGLAGPTYEFPLKGVGGSTYLKGMTKFTPDRVTISQLSRYNKEAIRLMTEAGWK, from the coding sequence ATGAAACCTTTTTTGTTTCTCACATCTCTTTTGCCTCTAGCACTATTTGCGCCAGCTTTTGCGGCAGAAGAAGTCAGAGTGTACTCAGGTCGTCATTACAATACTGACCGTCAAGTTTACAAAAAGTTTTCAGATCAAACCGGAATCAAAGTTCGCCTAGTTGAAGCCTCAGGGATTTCATTGGTTCAGAGATTAAAGAGCGAAGGTAAGAATACAAAAGCTGATGTCATTATCTTAGTTGATGCTGCACGCATCAATAATGCAGCCAATGCAGGACTCTTTGGCAATATTCAATCCTCATCTTTGGATCAATCTGTACCATCTCGCTATCGCGATCCTAAGAAAAGGTGGTTTGGCTTAACCCGACGCGTACGCGCGATTATTGTTAATCCAGCACTCGTTTCTCCATCCTCAGTCACGTCATATTCACAACTAGCGAGCCCAGCCCTAAAGGGGAAAGTTTGTCTTAGAAAGAGAAAAAATGTCTACAATCAATCACTTGTTGCCGATCAACTAGCACTAAAGGGAACAGCCAAGGTTAAAACCTGGCTGAAAGGTCTTACGAACAATGTTCGTCAACCCTATTTTGGTGGTGATATCGGGCTCATTCGGGCTGTTGCCCAAGGCCAGTGTGGCGTCGGAGTTGTGAATCACTACTATTTAGCGCGCATGAGAGCGGGAGTCAACGGAAAAAAAGATCAGCAATTTGCTAACAAAGTAAAAATCGTGATGCCTAAACCTGCTCATGTCAACATTAGTGCTGCAGCAGTTTCACGTTATTCTAAGAACAAGAAAAATGCAGTTAAATTGATCGAATATCTCTCATCCCCTCAGGGAAGCGCTGGACTTGCAGGGCCAACCTATGAGTTCCCCTTAAAAGGAGTTGGCGGCTCAACCTACCTCAAAGGAATGACGAAATTCACTCCTGATCGCGTTACTATTTCGCAACTGAGTCGCTACAACAAAGAAGCGATTCGTCTTATGACCGAGGCTGGATGGAAATAA
- a CDS encoding UbiD family decarboxylase: MALIGPGPGTRDLRDFLKLLEERGQLRRITAPVDPDLELAAIADRVLAAGGPALLFENVIGSSMPVAVNTLGTVERVVWSMGLERAEQLEELGSRLAILQQPRPPKDLKETKQFARVFWDLVKARPDRDLVPPCRQQIFLGDDVNLDQIPLIRPWPGDAGGVITLGLVITKDPETGVPNVGVYRLQRQSVNTMTVHWLSVRGGARHLRKAAAMGKKLEVAIAIGVHPLLVMAAATPIPVQLSEWLFAGIYAGEGVRLTPCKTIDLQVPSCSEVVLEGTITPGEVGPDGPFGDHMGFYGGVEDSPLVRFHCMTQRRSPIFLTTFSGRPPKEEAMLAIALNRIYTPILRQQIPEIKDFFLPMEALSYKLAVISIDKAYPGQAKRAAMAFWSALPQFTYTKFVVVVDKHINVRDPRQVVWAIAAQVDPQRDLFVLENTPFDTLDFASEQLGLGGRMAIDATTKIGPEKNHEWGEPLSRPADLEQKVTDRLEELGLSDLEDAEPDPALFGYVLDKLISIQPRS; the protein is encoded by the coding sequence ATGGCTTTGATTGGACCCGGCCCTGGAACGAGAGATTTGCGGGACTTCCTCAAGCTGCTGGAAGAGCGCGGTCAGCTGCGGCGGATTACGGCGCCAGTTGATCCAGATCTTGAGCTTGCAGCCATTGCTGATCGGGTTCTTGCTGCTGGTGGACCAGCCCTGCTGTTTGAGAACGTGATTGGCTCCAGCATGCCCGTAGCCGTCAACACGCTCGGCACTGTGGAGCGTGTGGTTTGGAGCATGGGTTTGGAGCGGGCTGAACAGCTCGAGGAGCTTGGATCCAGACTCGCCATCCTGCAGCAACCAAGGCCTCCAAAAGACCTCAAGGAGACCAAGCAATTTGCAAGGGTGTTTTGGGATTTGGTGAAGGCACGACCAGACCGCGATCTTGTCCCTCCCTGCCGTCAGCAGATCTTTTTGGGAGATGACGTCAATCTTGATCAAATCCCGCTGATCAGGCCTTGGCCGGGTGATGCCGGTGGTGTGATCACGCTGGGTCTTGTGATCACGAAAGATCCTGAAACCGGAGTCCCAAACGTGGGGGTCTATCGGTTGCAGCGTCAATCGGTCAACACCATGACCGTGCATTGGTTGAGCGTTCGTGGAGGTGCTCGTCATTTACGTAAGGCGGCGGCAATGGGCAAAAAGCTGGAGGTCGCCATCGCTATTGGTGTTCACCCTTTGCTTGTGATGGCAGCAGCAACACCAATCCCTGTGCAACTCAGTGAATGGCTGTTTGCGGGAATTTATGCAGGGGAGGGCGTGCGTCTCACCCCTTGCAAAACAATTGATCTGCAGGTACCAAGTTGCAGTGAGGTGGTGTTAGAGGGAACGATCACCCCTGGAGAGGTAGGCCCGGACGGTCCGTTTGGCGACCACATGGGTTTTTACGGTGGTGTGGAAGATTCACCTTTGGTGCGTTTCCACTGCATGACGCAACGGCGGTCGCCGATCTTTCTCACCACGTTCAGTGGCCGGCCACCGAAAGAAGAAGCGATGTTGGCCATTGCTTTAAACAGAATTTATACGCCAATACTGCGTCAACAAATTCCAGAAATCAAAGATTTCTTTTTGCCAATGGAGGCGCTAAGTTATAAATTAGCAGTTATTTCGATTGACAAAGCCTATCCTGGCCAGGCAAAGAGAGCTGCAATGGCTTTCTGGAGTGCGCTTCCCCAGTTTACTTATACGAAGTTCGTTGTTGTTGTTGACAAGCACATCAATGTGCGTGATCCACGTCAGGTTGTCTGGGCTATTGCAGCACAAGTTGATCCACAACGGGATCTATTTGTCTTAGAAAATACACCCTTTGACACCCTTGACTTTGCTAGCGAACAACTGGGCCTGGGTGGAAGGATGGCCATTGATGCTACGACCAAAATTGGACCAGAAAAAAATCATGAGTGGGGTGAGCCACTGAGCCGTCCAGCAGATTTAGAGCAAAAAGTTACTGACCGGCTCGAGGAGCTTGGCTTGTCAGATCTGGAAGATGCTGAACCAGATCCTGCACTCTTTGGTTATGTCTTAGACAAGCTTATTTCCATCCAGCCTCGGTCATAA
- a CDS encoding 2-phosphosulfolactate phosphatase family protein codes for MKVSYFHVAGDVPDTINGSDGPDAAVVIDVLRATTTIAWALHNGAEAVQTFADLDELRAEANAWPEAKRLLVGERGGSKLDGFDLGNSPVSVVPETVKGKRLFMSTTNGTRSLHRVREVACVLTAALPNREAVAQRLIRDQPQQVWMVGSGWEGTYSLEDSLAAGALADSLLAAGATVANDEMQAALALWSQWKDNPEACLRIASHGQRLIGLGDHNADFQRCSGLDQLSVVPTQAEPGVLRAVSG; via the coding sequence ATGAAGGTTTCCTATTTCCACGTTGCTGGTGACGTGCCAGACACCATCAACGGTTCAGACGGTCCTGACGCCGCTGTTGTCATCGATGTCCTGCGCGCCACCACCACCATTGCCTGGGCCTTGCACAACGGAGCGGAAGCCGTTCAAACCTTTGCTGATCTCGATGAACTTCGAGCGGAAGCCAATGCTTGGCCCGAGGCAAAGCGTCTGCTGGTGGGCGAGAGGGGAGGTTCCAAGCTGGATGGATTTGATCTCGGCAATTCCCCCGTTTCCGTTGTCCCCGAGACCGTGAAGGGCAAACGCCTCTTTATGAGCACCACCAATGGCACCCGCTCCTTGCACCGGGTTCGAGAGGTGGCCTGTGTGCTCACGGCGGCTTTACCAAACCGAGAAGCGGTGGCACAACGACTGATCCGCGATCAGCCCCAGCAGGTATGGATGGTGGGAAGCGGCTGGGAAGGGACCTATTCCTTGGAGGATTCGTTGGCAGCCGGCGCCCTCGCCGACTCTCTCCTGGCAGCAGGGGCCACCGTTGCGAACGATGAAATGCAAGCAGCACTTGCGCTGTGGTCCCAATGGAAAGACAACCCGGAAGCCTGTTTACGAATCGCATCCCACGGACAGCGTTTAATTGGCTTGGGTGATCACAACGCGGATTTCCAACGCTGTTCTGGCCTTGATCAGCTGTCGGTGGTGCCCACGCAGGCCGAACCAGGCGTGCTTCGTGCTGTTTCTGGGTAG
- a CDS encoding carbon-nitrogen hydrolase family protein: MSDFLAAALQLTSTTDPESNFAAAEEQIDLAARRGAELIALPENFAFMGDDAQRLELAPALSEQASRFLVTMARRYQVVILGGGFPVPVGDGQRHFQRSQLVGRDGQVLASYDKIHLFDVDLPDGSSYRESASFSPGTSPPPVVDVPGLCRVGLSICYDVRFPELYRHLVGAGAELLMIPAAFTAFTGKDHWQVLLQSRAIENTAYVLAPAQTGVHYKRRQSHGHSLVVDPWGTVLSDAGVAPGAAIAPIDPSHLQRIRGQMPSLQHRQPSLF, encoded by the coding sequence GTGAGTGACTTTTTGGCTGCGGCCCTACAACTCACCAGTACCACTGACCCTGAAAGCAATTTTGCGGCCGCTGAGGAGCAAATCGATTTAGCGGCGCGTCGTGGCGCCGAGCTCATCGCTTTGCCCGAAAACTTTGCCTTTATGGGTGACGACGCTCAGCGACTCGAGCTGGCACCGGCTTTGTCTGAACAGGCATCTCGCTTTTTGGTCACCATGGCTCGTCGCTATCAGGTCGTGATCCTGGGTGGTGGCTTCCCCGTTCCCGTCGGTGATGGCCAACGCCACTTTCAAAGGTCACAGCTGGTAGGCCGTGACGGTCAAGTGCTGGCTAGTTACGACAAGATCCACCTCTTTGATGTGGACCTCCCAGACGGGAGCTCCTACCGGGAATCAGCGAGCTTCAGCCCGGGGACATCCCCCCCACCCGTCGTGGATGTGCCTGGACTATGTCGTGTGGGGCTGTCCATTTGCTACGACGTGCGCTTTCCTGAGCTCTATCGCCACCTCGTTGGAGCCGGAGCTGAGTTGTTAATGATTCCCGCTGCCTTCACAGCCTTCACAGGGAAGGACCATTGGCAAGTTTTGCTCCAATCACGGGCGATCGAAAACACGGCCTACGTGCTGGCTCCAGCCCAGACAGGCGTGCACTACAAGCGACGACAGAGCCACGGGCATTCACTGGTGGTGGATCCTTGGGGCACGGTGTTGTCCGATGCCGGGGTGGCTCCAGGGGCCGCCATCGCTCCCATTGACCCCAGCCATCTCCAGCGCATTCGCGGGCAGATGCCGAGCCTGCAGCACCGCCAACCCTCGCTGTTCTGA
- a CDS encoding N-acetylmuramoyl-L-alanine amidase — MAPLTFRFSALILAAAVQASSLLLSLPAQAASALAAWKLSSSGELLLRTAAGARLQAFFEAGDRTRGPRVWIDFPGELSRSRSLPGSGPVREIRLGKPSAGETRLVIEFQPGVDLDPSQLKLIGTASNRWKLSFQGLSTTGLRPIGEGDLNRASSGSWAGGLRIQPSKTPVNAAGLPTVTRGKYRVVIDPGHGGPDPGAVGIRGIRESEIVLDISLQVARLLEAKGVQVIMTRTAEVDVDLPPRVSIANRAGADAFVSTHANALSMARPDVNGIETFFYSDRRSARLAAHLQQQMLNVSPGSPNRGVKRGRFFVIRRTTMPAALVEMGFVTGNIDSPRLATSSHRQRLALALATGILDFLKGVR; from the coding sequence ATGGCTCCGCTGACCTTCCGCTTCAGTGCGCTCATTCTTGCGGCGGCTGTCCAAGCGTCATCCCTGCTTCTCAGCCTGCCGGCCCAAGCCGCCAGTGCCCTGGCAGCCTGGAAACTCAGTTCTTCAGGGGAGCTCCTGCTGCGCACCGCAGCGGGTGCGCGACTTCAAGCCTTCTTCGAAGCCGGGGATCGCACCCGCGGTCCAAGGGTGTGGATCGATTTTCCAGGTGAGCTCAGTCGATCGAGAAGCCTGCCCGGGTCCGGCCCCGTTCGCGAAATTCGGCTTGGAAAACCGAGCGCAGGTGAAACCCGATTGGTGATCGAGTTTCAGCCAGGGGTCGATCTCGATCCCAGTCAATTGAAATTGATCGGTACTGCTTCCAATCGCTGGAAGCTCAGCTTTCAAGGGCTTTCCACCACAGGGTTAAGGCCGATCGGGGAAGGAGATCTCAACCGTGCATCCTCGGGGTCCTGGGCGGGTGGCCTGCGCATCCAACCCAGCAAAACTCCAGTGAATGCGGCGGGCTTACCCACCGTGACGCGAGGAAAATACCGCGTTGTTATCGACCCAGGCCATGGTGGTCCCGATCCGGGCGCTGTGGGAATCCGAGGGATCAGGGAAAGTGAAATCGTTCTCGATATCTCCCTTCAAGTCGCTCGATTGCTGGAAGCCAAGGGGGTCCAGGTGATCATGACGCGAACAGCTGAAGTGGATGTCGATCTTCCGCCTCGGGTTTCAATTGCCAATCGGGCTGGTGCGGATGCTTTCGTCAGCACTCATGCCAATGCACTAAGCATGGCCAGGCCTGATGTAAACGGTATCGAGACGTTTTTTTACTCCGACCGTCGTTCCGCCCGCTTAGCCGCTCACCTTCAGCAGCAAATGCTAAATGTGTCCCCCGGCAGCCCGAATCGAGGTGTTAAGCGAGGTCGATTTTTTGTGATTAGGCGCACCACAATGCCAGCAGCTCTCGTGGAGATGGGATTCGTCACTGGCAACATTGATTCTCCGCGCCTGGCCACCTCGTCCCATCGTCAGAGGCTGGCTTTAGCCCTTGCCACCGGCATTCTTGATTTTCTGAAAGGAGTGCGTTGA